A DNA window from Variovorax sp. J2L1-78 contains the following coding sequences:
- a CDS encoding Bug family tripartite tricarboxylate transporter substrate binding protein, which produces MKTPCSLRTLCAPLITMMVAFLLAAAMPDGHAQAEGGIPDRPVRLVLPYPPGGSTDAVARHITQQLSVDWKQPVIVDNRPGASGMIGTEVAVRAPPDGHTALFAITQNIQNPLLYPKASYDFSKDFVPVARILTVASGLAVSADLPVSTMKRLVELIRSQPGQHSYGSTGVGSTAHIYGALLDKTAVLDAVHSPYKGAGPMLTDLLGGRITFTIMDVGSLMPHVKAGKLKILAITGAQRLAALDGVPTFAEAGMNGFEALAWMGIALPAGTPEAMQRTWGSALERYLTSSGFASTLAGMGLTPSYLGPHDFAAQIARDTAIWRTIITTANVRAE; this is translated from the coding sequence ATGAAAACGCCATGCTCCCTTCGCACATTGTGCGCACCGCTCATCACGATGATGGTCGCCTTCCTGCTTGCGGCCGCCATGCCTGATGGACATGCACAGGCGGAAGGCGGCATTCCCGACCGGCCCGTGCGGCTCGTACTGCCCTATCCGCCTGGCGGATCCACCGATGCCGTGGCCCGCCACATCACACAGCAGCTGTCCGTCGATTGGAAGCAGCCCGTGATCGTCGACAACCGGCCCGGTGCGAGTGGAATGATCGGCACCGAGGTGGCGGTACGCGCACCGCCAGATGGCCACACCGCCTTGTTCGCCATCACGCAGAACATTCAGAACCCCTTGCTCTATCCAAAGGCCTCCTACGACTTCAGCAAAGACTTCGTGCCGGTGGCGCGCATCCTCACAGTGGCCAGCGGACTGGCCGTGTCCGCCGATCTGCCGGTCAGCACCATGAAGCGGCTCGTCGAACTGATCCGGTCCCAGCCCGGTCAGCACAGCTACGGCTCCACCGGCGTCGGTTCAACGGCGCACATCTATGGCGCACTGCTCGACAAGACCGCCGTGCTCGATGCGGTGCACTCGCCCTACAAGGGTGCAGGCCCCATGCTCACCGACCTCCTGGGCGGCCGGATCACGTTCACCATCATGGACGTCGGCTCCCTGATGCCTCATGTCAAGGCCGGAAAGCTCAAGATCCTTGCGATCACAGGGGCGCAGCGGCTCGCTGCGCTGGACGGGGTCCCCACCTTTGCCGAAGCAGGCATGAACGGCTTCGAGGCACTGGCCTGGATGGGAATCGCCCTGCCTGCCGGCACACCGGAGGCGATGCAGAGAACGTGGGGCTCGGCGCTCGAGCGGTACCTGACCAGCAGTGGTTTCGCAAGCACGCTGGCCGGCATGGGGCTGACGCCGAGCTATCTGGGGCCGCACGATTTCGCGGCGCAGATCGCCCGGGACACCGCCATCTGGCGAACCATCATCACGACCGCCAACGTTCGAGCCGAGTAG
- a CDS encoding aldo/keto reductase has product MDSLSTQGVEIPRLGLGTFRVPGAGCQPMVESALALGFRHIDTAAMYENEEAVGAALAASGLAREDCFVTTKVWHDQLAPAALRDAFDRSLARLDLGYVDLYMVHWPSPAMDMTATMEALTALRSEGLARAIGVCNFNLPMLRFAIEQVGAPIAAVQVEYHPFLDQSALLAYLRGKGIPLVAYAPLAQGRVAEDAVLQRIGAKHGASASQVSIAWLLEQPGVVAIPKAARAASQQANLEALSLRLDDEDCAAIAALPKNQRYVQPAFAPDWDAGE; this is encoded by the coding sequence ATGGACAGTCTGAGCACGCAGGGCGTGGAGATCCCCCGCCTGGGTTTGGGAACGTTTCGTGTGCCGGGGGCGGGGTGCCAGCCGATGGTAGAAAGCGCGCTGGCGCTTGGCTTTCGCCACATCGACACGGCTGCGATGTACGAGAACGAGGAGGCCGTCGGTGCAGCGCTCGCGGCCTCCGGCCTCGCGCGGGAGGACTGCTTCGTCACCACAAAGGTCTGGCATGACCAGCTGGCGCCTGCGGCGCTGCGAGACGCGTTCGACCGCAGCCTTGCGCGGCTCGACCTCGGCTACGTCGACCTCTACATGGTGCACTGGCCTTCGCCCGCGATGGACATGACGGCCACGATGGAGGCGCTCACGGCGCTGCGCAGCGAAGGACTCGCGCGGGCCATCGGGGTGTGCAATTTCAACCTGCCGATGCTGCGCTTCGCGATCGAGCAGGTGGGCGCGCCCATCGCCGCGGTGCAGGTGGAATACCACCCCTTCCTCGATCAGTCCGCGTTGCTGGCATATCTGCGCGGGAAGGGCATTCCGCTGGTCGCCTATGCACCGCTGGCACAGGGCAGAGTCGCGGAGGACGCTGTGCTGCAGCGCATCGGCGCGAAGCATGGCGCCTCGGCATCGCAGGTGAGCATCGCCTGGCTGCTGGAGCAGCCCGGTGTAGTCGCGATTCCCAAAGCCGCACGAGCGGCCAGCCAGCAGGCGAACCTGGAAGCGCTCAGCCTGCGCCTTGACGATGAAGACTGCGCTGCCATCGCGGCACTGCCGAAGAACCAGCGGTACGTTCAGCCTGCCTTCGCGCCGGACTGGGATGCAGGCGAATGA
- a CDS encoding LysR family transcriptional regulator, which produces MAMFDAQLLEGLDVMAAVVDMASFSRAGEALDMSQSGVSRAVARLESRLGIRVFERSTRSVRLTDEGRRFYEQVMPLVGALEEATSSAAGGTAAVRGRLRVNIDPFFSRLILGPRLGAFLDSHPGLEVELRSRDDLGDMVTDGFDLAIRFGHPQSSSLVSRKLFDTRVLTVASPSYLRRYGQPTDPRELEAGHHRCILFRDSTTGRPFPWEFHQRRRKLTVAARGALTVNDAGTLYSTCLAGHGIAQLFELGAERYLAGNQLVPLFPDWPDERFPLHAYYPSRHHVPAKTRALLDFVTSLLP; this is translated from the coding sequence ATGGCAATGTTCGACGCGCAACTGCTCGAAGGCCTCGACGTCATGGCCGCCGTCGTCGACATGGCGAGCTTCAGCCGTGCCGGCGAAGCACTCGACATGTCCCAATCCGGCGTCAGCCGGGCCGTGGCGCGACTCGAGAGCAGGCTGGGCATCCGTGTCTTCGAGCGCAGTACCCGGTCGGTGCGTTTGACGGACGAGGGGCGCCGTTTCTACGAGCAGGTCATGCCACTGGTCGGTGCGCTCGAAGAGGCCACCAGCAGCGCCGCGGGAGGCACTGCCGCGGTACGCGGTCGACTGCGCGTCAACATCGACCCATTCTTTTCCCGGCTGATCCTCGGACCCAGGCTGGGCGCCTTTCTGGACAGTCATCCGGGTCTCGAGGTGGAACTGCGCAGCCGGGACGACCTTGGCGACATGGTGACCGACGGGTTCGACCTGGCCATCCGTTTCGGTCATCCGCAATCCTCGTCGCTGGTGTCCCGCAAGTTGTTCGATACACGGGTGTTGACCGTCGCATCGCCGTCCTATCTCCGCCGCTACGGCCAGCCGACCGACCCGCGCGAACTCGAGGCAGGGCACCATCGGTGCATCCTGTTTCGTGACTCAACCACTGGTCGGCCATTCCCCTGGGAATTCCACCAGCGCCGACGAAAGCTCACCGTCGCGGCCCGTGGCGCCCTGACTGTCAACGATGCTGGCACCCTCTACAGCACTTGCCTGGCCGGTCACGGCATCGCCCAGTTGTTCGAACTGGGCGCCGAGCGTTACCTCGCCGGCAACCAGCTCGTGCCCTTGTTCCCTGACTGGCCGGACGAGCGCTTTCCACTGCACGCCTACTACCCCAGTAGACACCACGTTCCGGCCAAGACGCGGGCGCTGCTGGACTTCGTGACCAGCCTGCTGCCGTGA
- a CDS encoding di-heme oxidoreductase family protein, producing the protein MDTKKAAKATRRPFGNKVAAAGLLVIVAAVIAACGGGSGSSAGGSTQPPATGTSPADSSGDVAIEEPSNVGTDRDAPNPVPPTPARPATVATAVDPSLGISSYYPLFAFGTPMTEQLQYREADGTLVTLMGMRPTERHARERGEDWNEPDKAPGRYLTFPSAYFQNRTYGIEIRDHVPAGKQLIEMTLIVNDGTFDGTTFSLFRNSNDEGVRDYGWSLNTGFNNPKMGGKPICTAGSRDCKIDFDSFWDVPKGQPHRALKMGDVIELAPAQRMERYGDGMHAGEPTPENLRGKAVVDGAGSRYYSFEQLYVVGKGLAPWFGVAPRLNSAPLPDDTLLGGATSLSYNYSEEPMRVFQQMANNIGIVNAKRFVQGRRLFHTSFLDGKHSEHPNDNPVFAAHVGQLGQRFNQERCIACHTLNGRSPAPTINARLDAMSVLTAAATSTGTSPVPDPTYGMNVQQRSRNAGDADWAVSVQSYTTTPYVLPDGERVDLQKPVYAFKGGAPAQYSVRQAAQIVGTGLVEALDESTILALADPPDANSDGVRGLPNWVVNPEDGKTHLGRYGWKASKATLRQQVGDALLKDIGVTSPVYPKPECQKLDANCHAAGGATAISASELERLSDYLSLLAVPAQRSLRSGFPADARVSPEHDVNPTQIARGQVLFAQAQCIACHTPQMKTGNNHPFAELRNQVIRPYSNFLLHDMGPGLADTLAEGKASANMWRTAPLWGLGSLNYTQGDAQSVRYLHDGRARTLMEAILWHGGEAAGSRSRFEALPKSDRTDILVFLNSL; encoded by the coding sequence ATGGATACCAAGAAGGCCGCAAAGGCCACGCGCCGCCCATTCGGCAACAAGGTTGCCGCTGCAGGCCTGCTAGTGATCGTCGCCGCTGTGATCGCCGCCTGCGGCGGCGGTTCAGGCAGTTCTGCGGGCGGCAGCACGCAACCTCCTGCGACCGGCACATCGCCTGCCGATTCATCAGGCGACGTCGCGATTGAGGAACCCAGCAACGTCGGAACGGACCGCGACGCGCCCAATCCGGTTCCGCCCACACCAGCGCGACCGGCCACGGTCGCCACGGCGGTCGACCCCAGCCTGGGCATCTCGAGCTACTACCCGCTGTTCGCGTTCGGCACGCCGATGACCGAGCAGCTTCAGTACCGCGAAGCCGATGGCACCCTGGTCACGTTGATGGGCATGCGCCCTACCGAACGTCATGCACGCGAACGCGGTGAGGACTGGAACGAGCCGGACAAGGCGCCGGGGCGTTACCTCACCTTCCCCTCGGCGTACTTCCAGAACCGCACCTATGGCATCGAGATCCGCGACCACGTTCCGGCGGGCAAGCAGCTCATCGAGATGACGCTGATCGTCAACGATGGCACGTTCGACGGGACCACCTTCAGCCTGTTCCGCAACAGCAATGATGAAGGCGTTCGCGACTACGGCTGGTCGCTCAATACCGGCTTCAACAATCCCAAGATGGGCGGGAAGCCGATCTGTACGGCGGGAAGCCGCGACTGCAAGATCGACTTCGACTCGTTCTGGGACGTGCCCAAGGGACAGCCCCATCGTGCGCTCAAGATGGGCGACGTGATCGAGCTGGCGCCCGCGCAACGCATGGAGCGCTACGGCGACGGCATGCACGCCGGGGAGCCGACGCCCGAGAACCTCAGGGGCAAGGCGGTGGTCGACGGCGCGGGCAGCCGCTACTACTCGTTCGAGCAGCTCTATGTCGTCGGCAAGGGGCTGGCGCCGTGGTTCGGCGTGGCGCCACGCCTGAACTCCGCGCCGCTGCCCGACGACACGCTGCTGGGAGGAGCGACCAGCCTGTCGTACAACTATTCGGAAGAGCCGATGCGCGTCTTCCAGCAAATGGCCAACAACATCGGCATCGTCAACGCCAAGCGCTTCGTGCAGGGCCGCCGGCTATTCCATACCTCGTTCCTGGACGGCAAACATTCGGAACACCCGAACGACAACCCTGTGTTCGCAGCGCATGTAGGCCAGCTCGGCCAGCGCTTCAACCAGGAGCGCTGCATTGCCTGCCACACGCTCAACGGCCGCAGCCCTGCACCGACCATCAACGCACGACTGGATGCGATGTCCGTGCTCACCGCGGCCGCCACGTCGACGGGTACGTCGCCTGTTCCTGATCCCACCTACGGCATGAACGTGCAACAGCGCTCGCGCAACGCCGGGGACGCAGACTGGGCGGTGAGCGTGCAGTCATACACGACGACGCCCTATGTGCTACCCGACGGGGAGCGGGTCGATTTGCAGAAGCCGGTCTATGCCTTCAAGGGCGGCGCGCCGGCGCAGTACTCCGTGCGGCAGGCGGCTCAGATCGTCGGAACGGGCCTGGTCGAGGCACTGGACGAGTCGACCATCCTGGCGCTGGCCGACCCGCCGGACGCCAACAGCGACGGCGTCCGCGGCCTGCCGAACTGGGTGGTGAATCCGGAGGATGGCAAGACCCACCTCGGCCGCTATGGCTGGAAGGCTTCGAAGGCAACGCTGCGCCAACAGGTCGGCGATGCCCTGCTCAAGGACATCGGCGTCACGAGCCCGGTGTACCCGAAACCCGAATGCCAGAAACTGGATGCGAACTGTCATGCCGCCGGCGGCGCCACGGCCATCTCGGCATCCGAACTAGAGCGCCTGTCCGACTATCTGTCGCTTCTGGCCGTCCCGGCGCAGCGCAGCTTGCGCAGCGGCTTCCCGGCCGACGCCCGCGTCTCGCCCGAACACGATGTGAACCCGACGCAGATCGCCCGCGGACAGGTGTTGTTTGCTCAAGCCCAGTGCATCGCCTGCCACACACCGCAGATGAAGACGGGCAACAACCATCCGTTCGCGGAGCTGCGCAACCAGGTCATCCGCCCCTACTCCAACTTCCTGTTGCACGACATGGGGCCGGGCCTGGCCGACACGCTGGCCGAGGGCAAGGCATCCGCCAACATGTGGCGCACGGCGCCGTTGTGGGGTCTGGGCTCGCTGAACTACACACAGGGTGACGCGCAAAGCGTGCGTTATCTGCACGATGGCCGGGCCCGCACGCTCATGGAAGCCATCCTGTGGCACGGCGGCGAAGCGGCAGGAAGTCGCTCGAGGTTCGAGGCGTTGCCGAAGTCGGATCGTACGGACATCCTGGTCTTCCTGAACTCTCTTTGA
- a CDS encoding glycoside hydrolase family protein: MALTACGGGGGTDGGKTDTAPVAGNPAMPDGTAPESSAPASGAPPLAKSSKRGIAYDLASAEDLSALATGVSWWYDWGLRPNAAVPADYRTRYGIDFQPMLWNGNFDATEVTTWLRSQPDIRHLLLLNEPNLTDQANLTPSQAAALWPRYEAVAAATGVKLVGPAITWGTMTGYADPVAWLDAFYAAYRSANGSRDPQIDYLAFHWYDYGLGAQLDRLTKYGKPFWVTEFANWHSQADGARIDTVAKQKAQMTEMVATCESRSDVFRYAWFTGRWSNDVHHTSLLGANGVLTELGQHYLSLPFN; this comes from the coding sequence GTGGCGCTCACCGCATGCGGTGGCGGCGGCGGCACCGATGGCGGCAAGACCGACACGGCGCCAGTGGCCGGCAACCCCGCGATGCCCGATGGCACAGCGCCAGAGTCGTCGGCGCCTGCGTCGGGCGCACCACCACTGGCCAAAAGCAGCAAGCGGGGCATCGCTTATGACCTGGCTTCTGCAGAGGACCTGAGCGCGCTCGCAACGGGCGTCAGCTGGTGGTACGACTGGGGCTTGCGCCCGAACGCCGCGGTCCCTGCCGATTACCGTACGCGCTATGGCATCGATTTTCAGCCGATGCTGTGGAACGGAAATTTCGATGCGACGGAAGTCACGACCTGGCTCCGGTCACAGCCGGACATTCGCCACCTGCTGTTGCTGAACGAGCCCAACCTCACGGACCAGGCCAACCTGACGCCCTCGCAGGCCGCAGCACTGTGGCCACGCTACGAAGCCGTCGCAGCGGCCACGGGGGTGAAGCTGGTCGGGCCGGCGATCACGTGGGGCACGATGACCGGCTACGCCGATCCCGTGGCGTGGCTCGATGCCTTCTACGCCGCCTACCGTTCGGCCAACGGCAGCCGCGATCCGCAGATCGACTACCTCGCCTTCCATTGGTACGACTACGGCCTCGGTGCCCAGCTCGACCGGCTGACGAAGTACGGCAAGCCCTTCTGGGTGACCGAGTTTGCGAACTGGCACAGCCAGGCCGATGGGGCACGGATCGACACGGTGGCCAAGCAGAAAGCGCAGATGACCGAGATGGTTGCCACATGCGAATCACGTTCCGACGTGTTTCGCTACGCGTGGTTCACGGGCCGATGGAGCAACGACGTGCACCACACCAGTCTGCTCGGCGCGAATGGCGTGTTGACCGAGCTGGGACAGCATTACCTTTCGCTGCCCTTCAACTGA